The following are encoded in a window of Ictalurus punctatus breed USDA103 chromosome 13, Coco_2.0, whole genome shotgun sequence genomic DNA:
- the zgc:165653 gene encoding alpha-actinin-2 isoform X2 encodes MMMTTMVTMKQTETQYNNGYVQEEYMLPEDEWDRDLLLYPAWEKQQRKGEASASSKSSTEDHWLPSPLPDGYLHLPLPQQRKNHH; translated from the exons atgatgatgacgacgatggtGACGATGAAACAAACGGAGACGCAGTACAACAACGGTTATGTGCAAGAAGAGTACATGCTGCCGGAGGATGAGTGGGACCGGGACCTGCTGCTGTACCCCGCCTGGGAGAAACAACAGCGCAAG ggagaggcttcagcgagtagtaagagcagcacagaagatcattggctgccctctcccctccctgatggatatttacacctcccgttgcctcagcagaggaaaaaccatcattaa
- the zgc:165653 gene encoding alpha-actinin-2 isoform X1 — protein sequence MMMTTMVTMKQTETQYNNGYVQEEYMLPEDEWDRDLLLYPAWEKQQRKTFTAWCNSHLRKAGTQIENIEEDFRNGLKLMLLLEVISGIVMRRFHSIYSF from the exons atgatgatgacgacgatggtGACGATGAAACAAACGGAGACGCAGTACAACAACGGTTATGTGCAAGAAGAGTACATGCTGCCGGAGGATGAGTGGGACCGGGACCTGCTGCTGTACCCCGCCTGGGAGAAACAACAGCGCAAG ACTTTCACCGCATGGTGCAACTCACACCTGCGTAAGGCTGGGACTCAGATTGAGAACATAGAGGAGGATTTTCGTAATGGACTCAAGTTGATGCTCCTTCTGGAAGTCATCTCTGGTATTGTGATGAGACGATTTCACTCcatatattcattttaa